The proteins below come from a single Chelmon rostratus isolate fCheRos1 chromosome 10, fCheRos1.pri, whole genome shotgun sequence genomic window:
- the mipb gene encoding major intrinsic protein of lens fiber b, with the protein MWEFRSMNFWRAVFAEFFGTMFFVFFGMGAALRWTTGPHHVLHVALCFGLAAATLIQSIGHISGGHINPAVTFAYLVGSQMSLFRAIFYMAAQCLGAVAGAAVLYGVTPGNMRGNMAMNTLQPGISLGMATTVEVFLTMQLVVCIFAVTDERRNGRLGSAALSIGFSVTIGHLMGMYYTGAGMNPARSFAPAVLFRNFINHWVYWVGPMIGGAMGALLYDFMLFPRMRGLSERLATLKGSRPPESETQQDTRGEPIELKTQAL; encoded by the exons ATGTGGGAGTTCCGGTCCATGAATTTTTGGCGGGCGGTCTTCGCAGAGTTCTTCGGGACCATGTTCTTTGTATTTTTCGGCATGGGCGCTGCCCTGCGCTGGACCACCGGGCCTCATCATGTCCTTCATGTGGCCCTGTGCTTTGGGCTAGCAGCTGCCACCCTCATCCAGTCCATCGGCCACATCAGCGGCGGCCACATTAACCCTGCCGTCACCTTCGCCTACCTTGTTGGCTCACAGATGTCTCTTTTCCGCGCCATTTTCTACATGGCCGCCCAGTGCCTGGGTGCTGTAGCTGGGGCTGCTGTGCTGTACGGGGTCACACCCGGCAACATGAGAGGAAACATGGCGATGAACACG CTGCAGCCCGGCATCAGTCTGGGAATGGCCACCACCGTGGAGGTTTTCCTCACCATGCAGCTTGTGGTGTGCATCTTTGCCGTGACCGATGAGAGGAGAAACGGACGCCTGGGATCTGCTGCCCTATCCATCGGCTTCTCCGTCACCATTGGACATCTCATGGGG ATGTACTACACCGGTGCTGGAATGAACCCCGCTAGGTCCTTTGCCCCTGCTGTACTCTTCAGGAACTTCATCAACCACTGG GTGTACTGGGTCGGGCCTATGATAGGAGGTGCCATGGGCGCCCTCCTGTACGATTTCATGCTGTTCCCACGCATGAGAGGTCTGTCCGAGCGCCTGGCCACACTGAAGGGCAGTCGGCCCCCCGAGAGCGAGACCCAGCAGGACACCCGCGGGGAGCCCATCGAGCTCAAGACGCAAGCCCTATAA
- the LOC121613289 gene encoding aquaporin AQPAe.a, with amino-acid sequence MTWRELRSRQFWRAMLAELLGTLVLVSAVLGASVPGPGEAPGGPLYPAVAVGVVIVALAHCFGEISGAQVNPAVTLSLLATRRLDVLRASVYITAQCLGASLGAGALYLALPLKTTADHFVNRVPIELNAGQALGIEVLCTFQMVFTVFSVEDQRRRESTEPGNLAIGLAHTAGVLIGARFSGASMNPARSLGPAIITGFWENHWVYWIGPVLGAILAGVSHEFFFARSASRQKLVACLTCKDIEIVETTSMTGSSLSTVTQNAMRAKQANKQENN; translated from the exons ATGACGTGGCGCGAG CTACGTAGTCGGCAGTTCTGGCGTGCCATGCTCGCAGAGCTGCTCGGCACCCTGGTGTTAGTGAGCGCAGTGCTGGGTGCCTCTGTGCCTGGCCCTGGAGAGGCCCCTGGGGGACCCTTGTACCCAGCAGTGGCAGTTGGTGTGGTGATTGTTGCACTGGCACACTGTTTTGGAGAAATAAGTGGAGCACAG GTGAACCCTGCAGTGACCCTGTCTCTGTTGGCCACTCGGAGGCTGGATGTTCTCCGGGCCTCTGTTTATATCACCGCACAGTGTTTGGGGGCCTCGTTAGGAGCCGGGGCCCTCTACTTGGCCCTGCCGCTCAAAACCACGGCAGACCACTTCGTCAACAGG GTTCCTATAGAGTTGAATGCAGGCCAGGCTCTGGGCATAGAGGTTTTGTGCACCTTCCAGATGGTCTTCACGGTGTTCTCAGTGGAGGACCAACGACGGAGGGAAAGCACAGAACCAGGAAACCTGGCTATCGGATTAGCACACACTGCTGGAGTGCTAATAGGC gcgCGGTTCTCTGGCGCAAGCATGAACCCTGCACGTTCTCTGGGTCCAGCCATCATCACTGGCTTCTGGGAAAACCACTGG GTTTACTGGATCGGACCCGTGCTCGGTGCTATACTGGCCGGAGTGTCCCATGAGTTCTTCTTTGCACGCAGCGCGTCTCGCCAGAAGCTGGTCGCATGTCTGACCTGTAAGGATATCGAGATAGTGGAGACGACCAGCATGACCGGATCGTCGCtgtccacagtcacacagaacGCCATGAGAGCCAAGCAGGCcaacaagcaggaaaacaactgA